A stretch of the Panicum virgatum strain AP13 chromosome 9N, P.virgatum_v5, whole genome shotgun sequence genome encodes the following:
- the LOC120689289 gene encoding pathogenesis-related protein 1-like, with protein sequence MASSTSSWTLEITSPVAAPRLFRAAVMDWHTLAPKLASHVVAGAHIVQSDAHVGSVRQFNFTSAMPFGFMKERLEILDADKFECKSTLVEGGGIGVAIETAASHIKVEPTADGGSLVKVDSTYKLLPGVEVKGEIAKAKESVTAIFKAAEAFLVANPDAYK encoded by the exons ATGGCGTCGTCCACCAGCAGCTGGACCCTCGAGATCACGTcgcccgtcgccgcgccgcgcctgttCCGCGCCGCCGTGATGGACTGGCACACCTTGGCCCCGAAGCTTGCCTCCCACGTTGTCGCCGGCGCCCACATCGTCCAGAGCGATGCCCACGTCGGCAGCGTCAGGCAGTTCAACTTCACCTCAG CCATGCCGTTCGGCTTCATGAAGGAGAGGCTCGAGATCCTGGATGCGGATAAGTTCGAGTGCAAGTCGACGCTCGTCGagggcggcggcatcggcgtggcCATCGAGACGGCGGCGTCGCACATCAAGGTGGAGCCCACGGCCGACGGCGGGAGCCTGGTGAAGGTGGACTCGACCTACAAGCTGCTGCCGGGCGTGGAGGTGAAGGGCGAGATCGCCAAGGCCAAGGAGTCGGTCACCGCCATCTTCAAGGCCGCCGAGGCGTTCCTCGTCGCCAATCCGGACGCCTACAAATGA
- the LOC120687338 gene encoding pathogenesis-related protein 1-like: MASSANSWTLEIASPVAAPRLFRAAVMDWHTLAPKLVADVVVSAHPVEGEGGVGSVRQFNFTSAMPFGFMKERLEFLDAAKCECKSTLVEGGGIGVAIETATSHIKVEPSADGGSVVKVDSTYKLLPGVEVKDEIAKAKESVTAIFKAAEAFLVANSDAYN, encoded by the exons ATGGCCTCCTCCGCCAACAGCTGGACTCTCGAGATCGCGTcgcccgtcgccgcgccgcgcctcttCCGCGCCGCGGTGATGGACTGGCACACCCTGGCGCCCAAGCTCGTCGCCGACGTCGTCGTCAGCGCCCACCCCGtcgagggcgagggcggcgtCGGCAGCGTCAGGCAGTTCAATTTCACCTCTG CCATGCCGTTCGGCTTCATGAAGGAGAGGCTCGAGTTCCTGGACGCTGCCAAGTGCGAGTGCAAGTCCACGCTCGTCGagggcggcggcatcggcgtggcCATCGAGACGGCGACGTCGCATATCAAGGTGGAGCCCTCGGCCGACGGCGGCAGCGTGGTGAAGGTGGACTCCACGTACAAGCTTCTGCCGGGCGTGGAGGTGAAGGACGAGATCGCCAAGGCCAAGGAGTCGGTCACCGCCATCTTCAAGGCCGCCGAGGCGTTCCTCGTCGCCAATTCGGACGCCTACAACTAA